Sequence from the bacterium genome:
CGGTCTGCCAGTAGTCGTCGGCGTAGCCGTACTCCTGCACCTCGCTGGGCCACCAGTTGTTGGTCTGGGCGGACTTCCACCACCAGAGGTCCAGTTGAGGTGCGAGACCCTCGTTGCCCATGTCGGCGGTGAGCTTACAGGTCCAATCGTTACCGTCCTGGTGCCAGCTGGCGTCCCAGCCGTTCTCCCAGAAACCGGAGACCGAGGGGATGGGCGGCAGCTCGCCTGTGCCGGCGTCGGGATCGTACGGGCCGTCGGGATCCTGCCAGCAGTCCCAGACCAGGAGCAGGGTGTCGGAGGAGTAGCCGTGGTTGTAGAGCTCGTCGCCCCAGAAAGCCGGATCCACGCCGTCCGCGACCATGGGATCCCAGCCGTTCGACACCTGGCGTATATAATTGATCAAATCCATCTCGCCGCCGATGTCCCTGTAGAAGCGCCAGCGTTTGTAGTAGTGATCGTCGCAGCCGTAGGGGTCGGTCCACTGGAAGGCCATGTAGAGCGTGCCGACGCCGGCGGCCACGTTGTAGCACGCCGCGACGTTGATCTCGTCCACCACGCCCGAGGACGGCGCGTTCACGTTGTAAGTGTTGCCGTCCGGGGCAACCTCCGTGTCATCGCCGTAGCCGCTGGCGTATTGCTTGTGCTCCAGGGTGTAGGTGTGCCATGTGACCGTGCCCAGGTCTGGATGCCAGACCTCCTCGGGCGACAGCACGCCGTCAATGGTCGGCAGATTGGTGATGTACTCGGGTACGATGGCGTTGGCAACGTTCTCGCCGCCGTTGAAGTCCAGGATCAGATGTGTGCCGCACCAGTTGTCGTACGAGTCATCGGTGACGAGCACACTGAAGGCCTGATCCATGTACTCGGCGATGGGGAAGGTGGTTTCCTGTTCCTCGGGAGAGCAGGAAATGAGCAACAACGCCCCAATGAGCGCGCAAAAGAATAAGTTACGCACTTTAAACCCCTCCTTCTTAAGAGTGGGGGAGTAAGAGCTTGAGGGTATCTCAATCGAGTACATAAATCAGCGAAAGGCTACACCAAGAACGTGGGCGTGTCAAGATTCAATTTTTTGCCGTCCGAGCCCGAAACGGCGTAACACCTCCGGCGAACCGAGCGTAGCGAGCTACGCCCCCGGCGAACCGAGTAATGCCCCGGCAAACCGAGCGAAGCGAGCTACGCCCCGGCGAATATCCTGGGGAGTCCACATTTGCGTTGTTGGCGCGCGGAACATTCGTTTATAATGGTTTTTAAAATAGTTCGGAAACAAAGTAACGCTCCGGCGAACCGAGCTTTAGCGAGCTATGCCCCCGGCGAACCGAGCTATGCTCCTGGCAAAAAGAGGTTGGTTATGGCGGCGATAAAAGGCCGCACCGCTTGGATTATCACCGTCTCCGCCGTCGTGGTCCTGGCGGCGCTCGTCTGGATTCTGGGCTACACCGAAGTGGGCTCCGATCCGGCGTACATATACGTCGCCCTGAGGGGCCTCGCCGGGGCGGAGACGCCCATGCCGGGTTCGACGGTCTGGCTCCTCCCCCTGGTGGACTCGCTGGTCCCGGTTCCCGCCGGGCTGCACGAGCTTTCCGGTTTCGTTCCGGTCGAAACCTCCGACGGCAAGCTGGAGGTGGAGGTCCGCCTCGCGCTGGACCTCGACCCCGCCGGCGCGGTACAGGTCGTTGACGCGTGGGGCGCCGACTGGGACGGGGAGCTCATCCGGGAGATCCTGGACTCGGTCGTCGGCGAGAGAACCTTCGACGGGACGACCGCGGAGCTCTACACCACCCGCGGCCCTGCGGGTGGGGCGCATCGCGCTCCCGACGGCCCGTTTCTCCGCCGACCAGACCGAGGACGCCGGGTTCTTCAAGCCGGTGAAGGTGGTCGTGCTGGGGATGGACGCCCTGGAGGACACCCTGGTCAACAAGCTCATAGACATGGGCGAGCTGCCCAACTTCGCCCGGATGCGCGACGAGGGTTACCTGGGGACGCTGCAATCCGAAGCGCCCTACTTCTCGCCGGAAATCTGGACCACCTTCGCCACCGGCAAACCGGCGGACGAGCACGGCATAACCGCCTTCACCCGGACCAACCCCAAGACCGGCCAGCTGGAACCTCTCTCGGCGCTGGACCGCAAGGTTTCGACCTTCTGGGAATTTCTAGGCGGGCGCGACCTCTCCAGCATCGTCGTCAACTGGTACTACTCCTGGCCCACGGGGGAGATTAAGGGCTTCAACCTGACCAACTACGCCTGGGAACCCAAGTTCGGCAAGGGCTTCATCGGCATCCCCCACTACGACGAGCTCCCCGGCAAGGACTGGCCCGAGGGCATCACGGCGACGGTGAACGAGGCAATCGCCAACCGGCCCTACATCTCCGAGGATGACTACGCCCTGGCCTGGGTCCTGCCGGAAATCCCGGCGGCCACCACCGACGGGACGCCGCTTAAAGGGGGGCCGCCCCTGCCGCACTACCTGGAGCGGGACGTCCTGGCCGCCAACGCCTGCTTCTGGCTCATGGACCACGAGGACTGGAACATCGCGGCGGTGTACCAGGAATTCCCGGACGTGCTCTGCCATCTCATCTGGCCGGCCCACGCCTACCGGTGGGAGAAGCTGACCGGCGAACCGAGCGACCTGCCGCCCATCCCGCCCCAACGTCGGGAGCTGGCCGAGAAAGCCGGCGACACCATCATCGAGGCGTACCGTTTTGAGGACAAGCTCCTGGGCATCGCCATGGACCGCTGGGGCGACGAGGCGGTCATCGTGGTGGTGAGCGACCACGGCTTCAACACCATCTACCCGCCGAAGACCATCCTCATCGGCGACGACCAGATGCTGACGAGGTTGTACTGGCACGACCCCACCGGCATCTTCGGGCTCTGGGGCCGCCACATCCAGCAGGGGGTGACGGGCGAGATAACCATCTACGACTTCCTCCCCACCGTCCTGGCCCTCCTCGGTATACC
This genomic interval carries:
- a CDS encoding alkaline phosphatase family protein, producing MGRIALPTARFSADQTEDAGFFKPVKVVVLGMDALEDTLVNKLIDMGELPNFARMRDEGYLGTLQSEAPYFSPEIWTTFATGKPADEHGITAFTRTNPKTGQLEPLSALDRKVSTFWEFLGGRDLSSIVVNWYYSWPTGEIKGFNLTNYAWEPKFGKGFIGIPHYDELPGKDWPEGITATVNEAIANRPYISEDDYALAWVLPEIPAATTDGTPLKGGPPLPHYLERDVLAANACFWLMDHEDWNIAAVYQEFPDVLCHLIWPAHAYRWEKLTGEPSDLPPIPPQRRELAEKAGDTIIEAYRFEDKLLGIAMDRWGDEAVIVVVSDHGFNTIYPPKTILIGDDQMLTRLYWHDPTGIFGLWGRHIQQGVTGEITIYDFLPTVLALLGIPAAQDMPGRVVEEALEPEFLDRMKAGPLAEKPKTYDSREREVDHDIVNVVGEAELERLRALGYLQ